The DNA region TAACTGGATAGATTTGGATTACCGGTAGTTGCATCATCAATATACCAGAGACGTAATTTATCAGATCCACCCGATTTTGCATTTACAAGATAAATTCCAGGCCCAGAATTACCTTTTAATCCATAGGAAACAGGATAAAGTGAAAACGCATTGATAGGTGTATTGCTTAATCCGGAATAATAATAATATTTCATGGTACCTCTGTTATAAACAGATGTTTTGTCAATTTGATAAATGATGCTTTCATTTGAAACACCATCGTCACTAAAGAGATTGCCGGTAATGACAATATCGCTGGTTGATTGGCCCAAACCCGGATAATCAAACCAGGAATTGCTGTTGGTTGGATCCCCATCAAGCGTATAATAATACCATCCGTCGTTTCTCGGGTTATCGGAATAAGAAATGGCCAACAATACTTTTGAAACATTTGCCTTACTACCATGAAGCACAACCAGAATAAATCGATTTTTATCAGAATCGAAGATTACTTTAGGATCATACAGTTTACTGGTTATATCATTTCCTGTAAAAAAATCAGACCAATACTTCCCTGTGAAATAAGTGCCAGTAGAACTATAATATTCAATTCCATCATTATTAACGGCAACTATATTTCCTCCGGTAGAAATAGCCAATGAATTATCCGGAGGTGTTCCGTTAAGCATCCATGGACCTTCAAATTTTCTTGAAATTACAGGATCAGGAGTTAACAAGGCTGGTTCCTCTGCGGGACCTTTATACGTTTGTTTTTTAGTTTGATTCCATTGTTCTTTAATGGCTTTAACATCCGGACTCTCGTGTTCGGTTACATTAAAACGTGTATTAATTTTAAACCTCCAATCGCCTTCCGGTTTATTATTTGCATCGTGTGCAACAAATTCTTTTTTACTTGAATTCCTTTGTCCTGTTGGTTCAGACGAAGCAGTTGGTGCAATAATCAATTCCTGACTATTGATTATTAAATTATAAAAACAAAATAATGCCAACGTTAAATAATATTTCATTCGTTGAAATTTTATAAAATTAATTTATCAGATTTACTAAAATACCAGGCTAACCAAAAGGAACTTAATGTCCAACCCAGAAGGAGGTCAATCATTTCAGCTTTAATATAATGCCATGGAAAAGAAAACCAATTCATATCATCCAGTATGCCTTGAAATAGTGCAAATAAAGCAAAGCAGATGGAAACAGCAAATCGCATAGAATATTTTTCAAAGGCACCAAAAGTTAAAACAAAAGCAACCAAAAATCCGGAAAGAAGCGCATACAGTAATCCAAGCAGTAAATATGACGCAGACATACCGTCCATTCGTTGATGATAAAATATCATGGCCCAGGGTTTACCCAAATTTGCTATCATGAGTGCTTCTTCATCTTTTTCTTTCGTTGGACTATTTGGGTCGGCACAAGGGATCATATAAAGTCCGTCTTCGGTTAAATTCTGATTTAACACATCCAATATGGCCTTGCTGTTGGAAGTGTATTGACTGAAGTCATTGTGAAAACCACCCATCCACATAATGGATTGAAAGGCAAAATAGATAAAGCCAGCTACCAAGCCGCCAATGGCTATTTTTTTCATTTGTTTGAATTTTCGATTAAAAATAATAAATTCTATCTGAAACTTAAAATACTTCTATTTGGCCGGACAAAAAGTATCCATTTAATAGCCTTATTGATTGCTTAAAACATGTGTTTTCTTTCCGATTAATTTAGTTTCTGAATAACTTATAAGAAATTTTTTAAGCATCGTTGAATCTGCAACCGGTTCTTTTATTAATATATATCGTGGTTTAGATTCTAATATTCGAACTGCTTCCTCATTTAAATTAATTTGAAGTGCTTCCAAATGTTCCGAATTCCAAAGCAAAGAGGCATGAATGTAAGGACTAGGACTTTTTAAATTTAGAAGATAATAGAGAATGTGAGCAGAATTACCAGCGTAAATCCGTTCTCCGGGTTTTAGTTCCTTACTTAAGAAGGTGTACAGTTCAGTAATATCTGTTTTTCGATTATAATAACTTTGTTTTTGAAAGTAGAATATCAGTGGAATTAAAATTATACAAACTGATGCGATCCGTCTTTTATTTTTTATTAATGCATTCATTTTAAAAAGATCAAGACTGCCAAAACCTGCTAAAAGACTTATTGGAATCATCAACTGAATAAAATAATGACTGAATCCCTTTCCAGGTAAAATGATGATAATTAAGTCATACAAAATCCATATATAAAATAAAATAGAGATTAAATCAGAACGTTTCCTTAGTTGAAGTATTCCGGCAATTGCAAGTAAGATCCAAATAAAATAACGACCACAAAAATCACCAATAAATATCAGGCTGTTTGATACAGTAATATCTGAAGGATATCGACTCAAAACATCAAAATTGAAATAAAAAAATTGATCCAATAATTTATAATGAATGAAGTAAGTCAACATCAGACATCCCGGCACAGCAAAACCTATTAGTAATTTAAGAAGTTTGAAAAGGAGTTGGCGGTTCAGGTTATTTTGTAGAAATGATTGAATGATTAAAAACGATCCAATAACACCTGCTTCTGATAAGGCTACATATTTTGTTATGAAGGCAAATCCCAACAACAAGCCGGATAGAATTTCTATGTGTTTGGTTTTATTAAATAAAATCAAATAGATTGCAGCTAAAGTAAACAGATTGAAGTAAATTTCTGTATTTGGGCTTACCCCCCAGTTTTTAAAAATTGAAACAATTAAAATATATGAAATACTTCCGAACCATGATGCATTTGGGTTCTGCGTAGTTTTAAAAATAAATTTAAATATAAATAATGCAGTGATTCCAATCCATAGTGATGCAAGGAATCGCGTTATACCAATTGAACCAAAGCTTAAAAACTCTAATAATTGATAAATCCAAAAGATCCCGATGGATTTGGTGTCAATGACATCTTTTAGATAAATGGAACCTTGTGATAGATCTCTGGCAATAATCAGATAGGTAGACTCATCGTGATCAATAACTGGTGGAAAAAAACTCCAGAACCTGAAAAAGGTTGCTAAAACAGGTAATATAAATCCAGGATGCCTAATAAATTTTTTCAAAGGATCAAATTTCTAATAAGTTTTTATAATACTGCATTAATTGATCCTGAATTGAAGCATTGTTGAAATGTAATTCAGCATACTGATAGGTTTTTTCAATAGATGATTTTTTGAATGCTTCATCTGTAAGTATTTTTTCAATTTGAAAACAAAGTTCTTCCGGACTATCAGGATTAAAATAATTGCAAAAAGGTCCACCAGCTTCCGGTAAGGAAGAACTGTTACTTGTTATAATTGCAGTTTTACTAAATGCAGCTTCAAGGATTGGAATACCAAATCCTTCATAGCGCGATGGATAAATAAAGATTTCGGCCGATTGATACACAGCACTTAAGTCCTGAACACTTCTTAAATTATGAATAAATACAATTTGATTTAATAATTGAAGTTTTTCTGCTTTCTTTAATAATTCTTGTTTGAAGTCAACGTTTTTCCCAACAATAACCAATGGAATTTTGAGCTCATTGGGAAGTAGAGCGTAAGCATCAATTAAAAGTAGTAAATTTTTTCGCGGTTCAATACTTCCCACATATAAATAATATTGACTGGGTATTTTGTATTTTTTCAGGATGCTATTTTTGTGAGCAGCTTCTTTTTCTATATTGAACTCCGGATGGCAGCTTTGATAGAGCACTTTAACTTTATCGGGATTCGTTTCGTAGTACTTGCAAATGTCTTTTTTAGAACTTTCTGAACAAGCCAGGATAAGATCAGCTTGTTTACATGCGTATTTGCATTTTATATTGTAGATTATTCGGTCTGTTAAAGGGTAAGTGTCAGGATATATTTTAAAAATTAAATCATGTATTGTTACAACCGATTTTATTTTATTTCTTGGAAAGTTAAATGGAATTTCATTGCTTAAACCATGGTATAAATGAATTTCATCCTTAATTAGATCTGTGGTGATGCCAAAAGACCGCCAAAACGCTTTTAAAAAGGTGGAAGGGAGGTGTATATTAAATGATTTTGATTGAAAGGAATTTAATAGGTCTTCTTGTTTAATGGAAGGAGTATATAAATGAAAATTAAAATCTTGATTCTGTACAGGCAGTCCATCCAACAAATTCCTGCTGTAATTTCCCAGTCCGGTAAAATTATTGAACAATCTTTTAGCATCAAATCCAATATTCCACTGCATATTATTTACTATTAGGAGAATTTAGATCTGAGACTTTATAAATCGCATAGTCTTGTGAATTAAATATACAAGGATAATCTAATTTAATTTCTGTGCCGAGTACTCTTTTAAGAATTACGACATACTTAAGTCCTAAATTTATAGCTGCCTTCATATAAACTTCGTCCATAATTTTTTCATTTGATTCAACCCAGCCTTTTCGGTGAGCAAAATACATAGGCGTTGGAAACAATCCGCTATTTATCATAATTAAATCTGTCCCGTTAGAAAACTGGTCCAGGTCTTTCTCAAGAGATATCAAGTTGGCAAATGGTTCTTTGATTCTAAAGTCATGTTTTTGATTGACAAAACCTTCGAATCCAATGGCAATTAAAATTAAATATTTGAAACTACTGTTATTAATCAAACTCAATCCGGATGCAGCAAACAAACACATTACAGGCACAAATGGTATGATGTAATATTCGTGATGAGCGAAAGTCCAGCCGGATTTGCACATGACTATAAAAAAAGCACTTGTACAAATGGAAAAAACATAGCGTAATAATTTATTTTTTTCAAAAATAGATTTAATCAAACCGATTGTAAAAAATCCAAATGCAATGTATTTAATTCCTGAGGAATAAAACTTTTTTAAAGATTCTGACCAATCAATAATAAGTTCCTTGAATCCTGCCAAAATGGGTTTTCCCATGAAAAAATGCCAAAAGCCATACTCAGTTACTAAGTTTGGAACCCAGTAAAAATACCAAAAAGCTGGAAAAACGAGCAATATCAAACTGGTTAGAATGAAATTAAGTTTAACTTGAAACGAATGGTTATCCTTGAAAATAAATACCAGAAAAAGTACTAATAAATATCCAGAAGTTAATTTACTAAGAATCCCAATACTTGCTAAAAGGAAATACAATATTAGATTTATTTTTTTTGCGGGATTGTCAAAATAATTTGTACCATAGTATAATGCTGCAAGTATAAAAGACATTGAAAATGTATCTGGCATAATTTTTCTGGAGTAACTAAACCAAATAGAAAATATTAATATAAATGTTGCATTCTTAGCAATTTCTATTGTAAAATATTTTTTAAGGAGGAGGTAAAAATACCACATCCCAATGCTTGAAATAATTAAGTTTATAAGGCGGCCATACCAATGTTCGTAACCAAATATTTTAGATACTATAAAAATTAAATAATTAAATACTGGAAACTCCATTCCAGTAATTCCTGTTTTTTCACCTGCTATATCTAATCTTGGATAGAAAATATTCGCATCAGTTTCAAGGAAATTTCTAGAAACCATGCAAACGGTAGTTTGTCTCCAATTATGAGCAAACTCTAGAGGAGGTCTTGTAATCCCATGGAGACGAACTGCAAAGAACAATACAATCCAAAAACGTATGTCTGTAAGAATATGTAAGAAATTAGTTTTCAATAGACTCCCATATTAATAAATTCAATATGTGGGTCTATAGATTTTAATTCGCCCTCTTTTTAGTGTTTCCAGATCAATTGGGCTGAGGCCAACTTTTTTTCCTGAGTATCCTGTATTTTGGTGTGCCAGGGTAAAAGAGGTATTTGAAAGTACTTCATAAATAATGGCAGTATGATGTTTCATTTCTTCATGAAAGGTGATGCCGTTTTTGATGTACTTGAGTTTTACGCGTTCAAACTGAATGATATCTCCAGGATAAATTGTATCTTTTTCTAATTCAAGCAATTTTCCAAATTTGTATTGATGATTCCATGTGGCCCCGGCAAGTTCTAATGCTTGAGCTGCCAGGTCCCAACATTCACCTCGATCTACTTTTTTTCCGATTTTAGACTGAACGAATTCCAAAATTTTTAAATTAAGTGGTGGAATCGAATCAGAACGCAACAAAGCATCCTGCTGTGCTGAAAGTCCGATGGGAATCCAGCTGCAGAGTAGGAGCAAAAATTTTAGCATGTTTTTTAAACCGTTTACCAATTTTCTTTCAAATTTAAATAATTTTCTTTAGTCAATTGCCAAAGGTTTACTTCTTGTTCGAAATTTAGCCAACCTGGGATTCCGGTATATTGATGGACAAAATTAAATCCTATTTTTTTCAAAAGTTTGTTTGGTCCAGGATTTAAAGCGTACGGTTCGCAATACAATTCTTTCAATTCCATGTTCTTGAAAAAGACGGGAATGCATTTTTGAACAAATTGGATTCCAAGCCCTTTTGTTCGGTGATCTGGTTTCCATAAGTGCAGATGCATATACGCTTTTTCACCAAAACTTATTTTGCTTATATTGGAATGTCCAACTGCTTGACTATTTAATAACCAAATAAGGCAATAGGATTCTTTTTCGTTATAGGCTTGAGTAAGTTGTTTGGATAGAAATGCTCGCCATTCTGATTCCTTAGGCATTTTGCTAAGATCAACACCCATATTTGTTAAAAAGACGGGATCTGCCTGAGTCCAATATGCAATCAACGGATCAAGGTCCTCAATTTGTAATTCACGAATACTTAGTTCAGCTGCTTTTGGATTCATTCATTGTAATTTTTGTCCTTCCAATACCACCAGTTTAATTTTTGGGTTTCGTGTGTTTTTTCAGAAGCAAAGTAAACAGCGCAACGAAAGGTGTATAGCATACAAATATCATGAGTTTGGCCGGTAATTGCATTGAGCTGAAGGTATAATTCAAAGGGATTTTTATCTTTTAGGTCCGACAGATTCCGAATGCCAATATTCCATAAGTCCAATGCACAGGCTTTGCCAATCGAAGGGATTTTTTGTAATTCTTTTAAGGTAATATTTTTTAAATCGGTTTCCATTTGCTGTTATTGTTTCATTTTTCCATACTTATATCGATAACTGGCAGTTTGATAATAGGAAATTATTTTAAGTCTGTTGAGTGAATTCACAGGACTAACTTCTTCTAAATTTTCCAGACTGTCTTTATAGTTCCATTCGTAGCTTTTCTTTCGGTCATTTAAAATTAAAAAATTAGATGGATTTAAATATCCAA from Saprospiraceae bacterium includes:
- a CDS encoding T9SS type A sorting domain-containing protein; translation: MKYYLTLALFCFYNLIINSQELIIAPTASSEPTGQRNSSKKEFVAHDANNKPEGDWRFKINTRFNVTEHESPDVKAIKEQWNQTKKQTYKGPAEEPALLTPDPVISRKFEGPWMLNGTPPDNSLAISTGGNIVAVNNDGIEYYSSTGTYFTGKYWSDFFTGNDITSKLYDPKVIFDSDKNRFILVVLHGSKANVSKVLLAISYSDNPRNDGWYYYTLDGDPTNSNSWFDYPGLGQSTSDIVITGNLFSDDGVSNESIIYQIDKTSVYNRGTMKYYYYSGLSNTPINAFSLYPVSYGLKGNSGPGIYLVNAKSGGSDKLRLWYIDDATTGNPNLSSYTITVPPYAPAGNAGQLGTNDVLDSGDSRILGAFYLNGIIHVTHNTNEGNGWGYINYHRITVQTLKAESSTFGLQGSYDYAYPSLTCYANNKNDLSVMIGFLRSGDDIYPQFRVVFCDQNMDWSASVLVNSGESYVDLLNGTTERWGDYIGSCRQYSNSTYPRIWINGSYGSDVPSESRYDTYRSAIAEIYTIVSATENGTPKELNSTVFPNPINNSFNYSFNLNAAQQISIRLLDNQGKIVKEFYNDFLVSGTHNLSFSKSNLIAGHYLLEVVGNKKFKDEKKIIIF
- a CDS encoding glycosyltransferase family 39 protein, translating into MKTNFLHILTDIRFWIVLFFAVRLHGITRPPLEFAHNWRQTTVCMVSRNFLETDANIFYPRLDIAGEKTGITGMEFPVFNYLIFIVSKIFGYEHWYGRLINLIISSIGMWYFYLLLKKYFTIEIAKNATFILIFSIWFSYSRKIMPDTFSMSFILAALYYGTNYFDNPAKKINLILYFLLASIGILSKLTSGYLLVLFLVFIFKDNHSFQVKLNFILTSLILLVFPAFWYFYWVPNLVTEYGFWHFFMGKPILAGFKELIIDWSESLKKFYSSGIKYIAFGFFTIGLIKSIFEKNKLLRYVFSICTSAFFIVMCKSGWTFAHHEYYIIPFVPVMCLFAASGLSLINNSSFKYLILIAIGFEGFVNQKHDFRIKEPFANLISLEKDLDQFSNGTDLIMINSGLFPTPMYFAHRKGWVESNEKIMDEVYMKAAINLGLKYVVILKRVLGTEIKLDYPCIFNSQDYAIYKVSDLNSPNSK
- a CDS encoding GNAT family N-acetyltransferase, whose protein sequence is MNPKAAELSIRELQIEDLDPLIAYWTQADPVFLTNMGVDLSKMPKESEWRAFLSKQLTQAYNEKESYCLIWLLNSQAVGHSNISKISFGEKAYMHLHLWKPDHRTKGLGIQFVQKCIPVFFKNMELKELYCEPYALNPGPNKLLKKIGFNFVHQYTGIPGWLNFEQEVNLWQLTKENYLNLKENW
- a CDS encoding glycosyltransferase family 4 protein translates to MQWNIGFDAKRLFNNFTGLGNYSRNLLDGLPVQNQDFNFHLYTPSIKQEDLLNSFQSKSFNIHLPSTFLKAFWRSFGITTDLIKDEIHLYHGLSNEIPFNFPRNKIKSVVTIHDLIFKIYPDTYPLTDRIIYNIKCKYACKQADLILACSESSKKDICKYYETNPDKVKVLYQSCHPEFNIEKEAAHKNSILKKYKIPSQYYLYVGSIEPRKNLLLLIDAYALLPNELKIPLVIVGKNVDFKQELLKKAEKLQLLNQIVFIHNLRSVQDLSAVYQSAEIFIYPSRYEGFGIPILEAAFSKTAIITSNSSSLPEAGGPFCNYFNPDSPEELCFQIEKILTDEAFKKSSIEKTYQYAELHFNNASIQDQLMQYYKNLLEI
- a CDS encoding helix-hairpin-helix domain-containing protein, giving the protein METDLKNITLKELQKIPSIGKACALDLWNIGIRNLSDLKDKNPFELYLQLNAITGQTHDICMLYTFRCAVYFASEKTHETQKLNWWYWKDKNYNE
- a CDS encoding CHAP domain-containing protein, with the translated sequence MLKFLLLLCSWIPIGLSAQQDALLRSDSIPPLNLKILEFVQSKIGKKVDRGECWDLAAQALELAGATWNHQYKFGKLLELEKDTIYPGDIIQFERVKLKYIKNGITFHEEMKHHTAIIYEVLSNTSFTLAHQNTGYSGKKVGLSPIDLETLKRGRIKIYRPTY